The genomic region ATGAAAAGCAAACCATACTGGGCTACGAATGTAAAAAGGCCAGCTTTTTAATTTTCTCCAATAGAATTAACGTTTGGTACACCACTGAAACCAAATTTAAAGCATCACCCTCGCTATCAGCAATTATTGAAAATGGACTAATTCTTAAATATGAGGCAAATGGCAATTATACCATTCAGGCAAAATCGATTGATTTTGAAAAAGCTACCATGCAATACCCTCAAGAAAATCTGCCTGAAATAAATCAAGCGGAATATCGTGAACTGATTATTAAATCAAGATATACAACCATTCCGGTATTCGATAAAGAACAAATTAATTTTCAAGGCGTAATAGAAAACCCAACAGAAGAAATATGCAACCACACCTATCGTTTTTCAAAAGGGACCGTTATCATGAAAAAGATAAAAATGCCTAAAATGAGTCCGGGAGGAAATGTATTTGCAAAACTCACCAATTGGTCGAATGGAGATGCTTATGATAGAACCGGTTGTGTCTTTACTCTTGCCGATGATAATAAGAAATCGATACTGACTGCCTTAAAAAATGGCTTAGATCAATTGCCCGTTTATTTAGACAAGCGAGGCAATGAATATCAAGGTGTTATTAGCACTGAAAATTATACCGTACCTACTGAATTGATGCGATTTTTCACTTCGTTTGGCGTGGGCTATTTTAATAACAAACGCCCTATTAATAGCTATAATTGGCAAGACTCTGTAGTCTATAAACAGGACATCACCGAACTAATCCCTGACAATAAGAATGAAATTTGGATTGGTGTTTTTATTGGCAACTATGATAAAGGGGGGCATAAAGTGAGTTTAGAACTGGATTACTACCCTCCTTTTGAGAACTCTTCGGTTAAAGAAAAATTTATTAAGCCCTTGTTTTACACACTAAACATCATGGAAGCTCAAGGACAAAATTATGGTCGAATGTTTAAAAACGACACGCTAACAATGACCTTTGATATAACAGATGACATCAAAAATCCACAACTATTATTTACAAGCACAGGTCATGGTGGTTGGGGCAATGGGGATGAATTCGTTCCAAAACTCAATCAAGTTTTTATTGATGATGAATTGATTTTCAAACATATCCCCTGGCGATGCGATTGCAGCACTTATCGCATGTCGAATCCTGCTTCAGGAAACTTTGGCAATGGTCTATCAAGTAGTGATTTAAGTCGTTCAAATTGGTGCCCGGCCACCTTAACGCAACCTTTTTATATTCCATTAGCCAACTTAAAAAAAGGAAAACATATTATCAAGGTCGCTATTGATCAAGGCGATGACGAAGGTTCCAGTTTTAATCACTGGAGTGTTTCCGGAATCCTGGTTGGAAACAAGTAAACATACAGAATCTAAAATAAGATTTCATAGTCTGTTGAATTTTAAATAAAAAATTCAAATCAAAACAGATATATCAAAAAACGGATAACATGAAGAGACGAAATTTTCTTAAAAACTCCATGCTTTTTACAGGAGGCTTACTTTTGGCAGGTGGCCAAAGTTTTGCATTATCTAAAGACTTAATATATATATCAAACCGCCCAAAACAATCGGAACGAAAATTCGTAAGTAAAGCGGTTGATAAGACTATTAATAAAATTAAAAGATCAATCAATAATCAAGAATTGGGCTGGATGTTCGAAAACTGTTTCCCAAATACTTTGGATACAACAGTAAAATATTCTGAGATTGATGGCAAACCCGATTCATTCGTTATTACAGGTGATATTGATGCCATGTGGCTACGTGATTCAACGGCACAAGTATGGCCCTATCTCCCTCTGGTAGAAGACGACAAAGATCTCAAGAAATTATTCAGAGGATTAATCAATCGTCAGGCCAAATGCATCAACATTGATCCATTTGCCAATGCCTTCAATTTTGATAAAGTTCAAAAAGGCCATTGGGATACTGATGTCACAGATATGAAGCCTGAAATTTACGAACGTAAATGGGAAATAGATTCACTTTGTTACCCAATCCGATTGGCTTACCACTACTGGAAAACTACAGGTGATACAGTATGTTTCGATGCCACCTGGCAAAATGCCATGCAAATTATCGTTGATACCTTTAAAGATCAGCAACGAAAAAATAATCAGGGCTCCTATTCATTCTTAAGAGTGACAGACCGATTCTATGATAATTTACCGGGTGTGGGCTTTGGTAATCCCATTAATCCTGTTGGATTGATTGTTTCATCCTTTCGACCATCAGATGATGCCACACTATTCCCATTCCTGATTCCATCGAATTATTTTGCTGTTGTCTCTCTTAAACAGATGTCGGAAATGCTTCTGTCACTTGGAGTGAAAAAATCATTGGCCAAAGAAGCTAAAGATTTGGCCAAAGAGGTAGAGACCGCTCTTGATAAATATGCAATTAGCGAACATCTCGATTTCGGAGAAATAATGGCCTTCGAAGCGGATGGTTTCGGCAACCAAATGTTTATGGATGATGCCAACATTCCAAATCTGCTCTCATTACCCTATTTAGGCGTGATGGACTTAGACAATCCGATTTATAAAAACACCCGAAACTTTGTATTGAGTAAAAGTAACCCTTGGTTTTTTAAAGGGAAAGTTGCCGAAGGCGTTGGGGGACCCCATGTCGGTTTAGATATGATTTGGCCAATGAGCATCATTATGCGAGCCATGACATCAACTGATGATGATGAAATTAAGTCTTGCATCGAAATGCTTATAAAAACACATGCTGGAACAGGCTTCATGCACGAAACTTTCCACAAAGACAATCCTGAGAAATTCTCCCGTTCGTGGTTTGCCTGGGCTAACACCCTTTTCGGAGAACTGATTCTTAAACTCTACAAAGAGAGACCAAATCTATTAGCCACAATTTAACTGATAATCAATGAAATCCGCCTCCATAAAATTATACACTCTCATAACTCGGGCTTCTTTATTAGTCTTTTTACTCTGCACCATTTCATGCAGTACTAAAAGGGAAGTGAGCTTGGCTTCTCCGGATGAGAACCTCAACCTTTTGTTTAGTATAAACAAAAAGGGCGAAATGTATTATCAACTAGAGGGCTTTAAAACTCAGTTGATAAAACCATCAAAACTGGGATTCTTATTAAAAAATGATGATTCATTCTCACATTCATTCAAAATTGTCAAAACCGAAAGAAGCCATAAAGATGAGATATGGGAACCTGTTTGGGGAGAAAATAATAAGATTCGGGACAATTTTAAACAGCTATTGGTAAAACTCGAAAACACCAATGGGAAAACGATGAACATCTATTTTAAGCTTTATAACGATGGGCTTGGGTTTCGCTGTGAAATTCCAAAACAAAATGGGATAGATGAAATTGTGGTAATGAATGAGCTTACCGAATTCAATTTTGCAAATGATGCCACAGCCTGGTCTATTCCTGCTAATTATGAGTCATATGAAATGTTGTATCGGACCAGCAATCTAAGCGACGTAAAAGATGCCAATACACCATTGACTTTGCGCACCAGGTCTGGAATTCACATGAGTATTCATGAGGCAAACCTGACCAATTATGCAGGCATGACCTTGAAGCAAACTAAAGGAACAAGTTTCTCATGTAATTTGGTTCCCTGGCCAGATGGGGCTAAAGTAAAAGCAAAAAAAACTCTTGTTTCCCCATGGAGAACAATTACTGTGACACAAAATGCAGCTCAGTTGATTGAATCAAATTTGATTCTTAACCTAAATGAGCCTTGTAAACTAGAGGAGATATCATGGATTCAGCCTATGAAGTATATTGGAATTTGGTGGGGCATGCATTTAGGTGTTGAAACCTGGACAATGGGACCCAAGCATGGTGCAACAACAGCCAATATGTTTAAATATATCGATTTTGCTGCTGAGAATAATATTCAAGCCGTACTTGCTGAAGGCTGGAATACCGGTTGGGAGAATTGGGGCAAACCTAAAGCCTTCGATCAAGTTACCCCTTATGCCGATTACGATTTTGACAAGATTGTTGCGTATGCAAACAAAAGAGGTATTGAATTGATTGGGCACCATGAAACGGGTGGCGATATCTTCTTTTACGAGCAACAAATGGAAAAGGCTATGAAGAAACTTCATGATGCTGGTATCCGAAGTTTAAAAACGGGTTATGCCGGACCTATTCCTCAAGGCTATTTTCATCACAGTCAGCGAATGGTTCAACACTATCGAAAAGTTTTGGAAACAGCTGCCAAATATAAATTAATGGTCAATGCTCATGAACCAATTAAGGCCACAGGTATTCGTCGTACCTATCCCAATATGATGGCTCGTGAAGGAGCTCGCGGCATGGAATGGAACGGATGGAGTGAAGGGAATCCACCTGAACATCACGTGATGCTTCCTTTCACGCGCTGTCTGGGGGGGCCTCTGGATTATACGCCTGGCATATTTGATATTCTATATCAAAATAGAAAAGAATACACCAAATGGAACAGTAACGACAACGGAAACAGCAGAGTCAACACAACCCTTGCCAAACAATTGGCACTTTGGATTTGTCTGTATTCCCCTGTTCAGATGGCTTCCGATATGATTGAGAATTACGAGGGGCAGCCTGCTTTCCAATTTTTTAGAAACCTGCCTTCTGAATGGGACACTTCAAAAGTATTAGCTGCCGAAATTGGTGATTACTATGCAGTAGCCCGAAAAAATGGCAACAACTGGTATATAGGAGCTATGACTGATGAAAAGTCGAGAACACTTTCTCTGGATTTATCTTTTTTAGAAACTGGCAAACAATACAAGACCACTCTATATTCAGATAATAACCAAACATCACTGGATAAAAACCCAACAGCAATATCAATCAGTTCCACAGAAGTAAACTCAGATACAGTTTTAAGGATAAAAATGGCAGCAGGCGGCGGACAAGCCATTGAATTGATTGAAATAAACTAAGAATCATGAAACGATTATATAGCATCTTTATATTTCTACTAGTCTACTCAACGAACTTTGCTCAATATGTAGAATATGTCAATCCCTTTATTGGCTCCAGTAATTTTGGCACAACCAATCCTGGCGCACTCCTTCCAAGAGGTATGGTTTCTGTGACGCCATTCAATGTAAGTGGCTCCGATATCAATTCTTTTGATAAGGACTCTCGTTGGTGGTCCACCCCCTACTCTTCGGACAATACGTATCTCACCGGCTTTTCTCATGTCAACCTAAGTGGAGTTGGCTGTCCTGATTTGGGAGTCATTATACTGATGCCAACCACAGGGCCAGTTAAGGCTGATCCCAAAGAATACGGATCGATCATGGGTGAACAAAATGCAAAACCTGGATATTACCAAACCCAGCTCAAAAAATACAATATAAAAGCTGAAGTCAGTGCCACACAAAGAACAGGGATCAGTCGATACACTTTTCCAAAAGGCAAATCAAATATTCTCCTGAATTTGGGATTAGGATTAACCAATGAAACTGGAGCAAGCCTTCGTATTGTGAACAATCAGGAAATTGAAGGCTCAAGAATGACCGGAAGTTTTTGTTATAATGATGGTTCTGAACGTTTGGTTTATTTTGTTGCACGGTTCAATAAACCTGCTTCAGAATTCGGAGCTTGGAAAAAGATGCCCGAAATGCAAGCTGAAGCTGCATGGAGCAAAACAAGTGGCAAGTACAAATACTACAAAAACTTCATGCAGACAATGAATGGCCGTGATATTGGCACCTATTTTACCTTCAATACAGAAGCCAATGAAACCATAATCGTCGAAGTTGGTGTTTCCTATGTTAGCATCGAAAATGCCAGACTAAATCTGGAAGCTGAATCCAACCATTTTGATTTTGAAAAAACAAAACTCGAAGCTTCTGAAGATTGGAATCAAATTCTATCCCGCATCAAGGTAGAAGGAGGAACTGACGACCAAAAACGTATTTTTTATACGGCTCTATATCACACACAGATTCATCCCAACATCATCAACGATGTGAATGGGCAATATCCAGCCATGGAATCATTCGAAATAAAAGAATCAAAAGATTGTAACCGATATACCGTTTTCTCCTTGTGGGACACTTATCGCAATTACCATCCCTTAATGGCTTTGATTTATCCCAATGAACAGTTGGATATGGTTCGTTCTATGATCGACATGTATAAAGAAAGTGGCTGGCTACCTAAATGGGAGCTAAACAGCCGTGAAACCCATGTGATGGAAGGTGATCCTGCAATCCCCGTTATTGTTGATACTTACATGCGTGGATTAAAAGATTTTGATGTGGAAACGGCTTATGAAGCTATGTACAAATCAGCAACTACTGAAGGTTCTAAAAATAAATTAAGGCCTGATATTGATCATTATCTTTCACATGGCTACGTCCCATTGCAAGAAGAATTTGACAATTCCGTTTCACATGCACTTGAGTATTACATTGCTGATTGGAATTTGGCTCAATTTGCCAAAGATTTGGGTAAAACAAATGATTACAAAAAATTCTTAAAACAGTCTCAAGGGTATAAATCTTACTTCGACAAAGAAACGGGCTTACTCCGACCAAAATTGGAGAATGGGCAATTTTTGAAAAACTTCAATCCCGATGAGGGTGAGAACTTTGCGCCTTCTCCAGGATTTCATGAAGGTACTGCCTGGCAATATGCCTTTTGTGTCCCTCACGATATTAAAGGTTTAAGCAAACTAATGGGGGGCAATAAATCTTTCATCAATAAGCTTCAATCTGTTTTCGACAACAACAAATTCGATATGGCTAATGAACCTGATATTCATTACCCCTATTTATTCAATTTTGTGAAAGGAGAAGAGTGGCGATCACAAAAAGCAGTCAGAAACCTTATAAACACTTATTATAAAAATTCACCTGATGGAATCCCCGGAAACGACGATTGTGGAACGCTATCGGCTTGGCTTATTTATAGCATGATGGGCTTCTACCCTGTTTGTCCGGGAAATCCCGATTATGCGCTTGTTAGTCCTGTGTTCGATAAAATTACCATTCAACTTGATCCCAACTATTACTCGGGAGACAAATTTGAAATAGTCAATCATAAAGCCAACACAACTGACTATTTGATTCATAAAATCATGTGGAATGACCGAAAATACGATTCCTATTTTATCAATCACAATACAATTACCAAAGGAGGAAAACTGGAATTCTTTCTAAAGAAATAAATCAGAATCCGATAAAACACTATAAAAAGCAAATGTCATCTACTAAAACCAAACAAAAACACCCGGCCACCTGGATTCCAACAGCCTATTTTGCAATGGGACTTCCTTTTGTTGCCATTGCACAAGCCTCAGTACTCATGTTCAAAAGCTTTGAGGTTTCCGATTCTCTGATTGCATTCTGGACCTCACTCATCATGCTCCCCTGGACATTAAAACCCCTTTGGAGCCCTATTTTGGAGATGTTTAAAACAAAAAAGCATTTTGTAGTCGCAACGCAACTCGTGACCGGAATTACGTTTGCCTTAGTCGCAATTTCATTGCCTTTGGAACATTTTTTTTCCTATTCGATAGCCCTACTTGCCATAGTCGCCTTTAGTGGTGCAACCCACGATATTGCTACCGATGGCGTCTATTTAAGTGTCCTTTCCGGTAAACTACAAGCCAAATATATTGGCTGGCAAGGTGCTTCATATAATATTGCCAAGATATTAACAGCCGGAGCTTTAGTCTATTTAGCAGGAATATTGGAAAAACATTTCGGTGTTCTACATGCCTGGATGGCTGTCATGTTAACCTATGCTCTGATCATGATCTCTCTGGCTTTGTATCATATTCGAATGCTTCCTTCAGGAGGGACCGCCTCCAGCGAAGTACAATCATTAAACGAAGGTTTTAAAACCTTATGGGATGTCATCAGAACCTTTTTCCAGAAAAAACATATCGGATGGTTTATCGCCTTCATCATTGTCTATCGTTTTGCCGAAGGTTTTGCCGTAAAAATTGCGCCACTCTTCTTCAAAGCTGCAATTTCTGAAGGGGGACTTGGGCTCAGTACATCTGATATTGGACTCATTTATGGGGTGTTCGGATCAGGAGCCTTTGTCCTTGGTTCTATTTTAGCCGGATATTTTATCGCTGCTCGTGGTCTAAAAAAATCCTTATTTACCCTGGTGTGTGTCTTCAATATTCAGTTTGTGGTTTATGCTCTTTTAGCCATCTACCGCCCGACTAATCTATATCTTATTGGTTCAGCCGTTGTTGTCGAATACTTTGTTTACGGATTTGGTTTTGTGGGTTTAATGCTATTTATGATGCAGCAAGTTGCTCCTGGAAAATATAAGATGGCTCATTATGCCTTTGCAACAGGAATCATGAATCTGGGTTTCATGTTTCCCGGAATGCTAAGTGGCTTTATGAGTGATTGGCTGGGCTACAAGCTATTCTTCATTTGTGTTCTTGTCGCTATAATACCCGCTCTTTTCGCGGCCAAATTTGTTCCTTTTATCCATAACGATAATCCTGATATAGAATAAAATAATACAACTAAATAAAGATCTTAAAATGAAATCTAAATTGATAATCCCCTGGGAAAACAGACCCGATGGCTCCAATGATATCATGTGGCGTTATTCTAAAAATCCTGTTGTTGGAAGATATGATATCCCTTCATCAAATAGCATATTTAACAGTGCTGTAGTTCCATTTGAAGACGGATTTGCCGGAGTATTCCGATGTGATAATAAATCCGTTCAGATGAACATCTTTGCAGGCTTTAGTAAGGATGGTATTCATTGGGAAATTAATCACGATCCCATCGAAATGGTCGCCGGGAACACCTCGATGATCGACTCCGATTACAAATACGATCCGCGTGTGTGTTGGATTGAAGACCGCTATTGGGTAACCTGGTGCAATGGGTATCACGGACCAACAATTGGAATTGCCTACACTTACGATTTTAAAACATTTCATCAATGTGAAAATGCATTCTTACCATTCAACCGTAATGGGGTTTTATTTCCGGAAAAAATTGATGGTAAATATGCCATGTTAAGTCGTCCCAGCGATAATGGACATACACCTTTCGGCGACATCTACATCAGCTACAGCCCGGATATGAAATACTGGGGCGAGCACCGCTGTGTCATGAAAGTTGCTGACTTCACTAAAAGTGCCTGGCAGTGTACAAAAATTGGAGCGGGATCTGTACCGATTAAAACCGCAGAAGGCTGGTTGCTTTTTTATCATGGGGTAATCAATACCTGTAATGGCTTTCGTTACTCAATGGGTGCAGCCTTGTTGGATCTGGAAAATCCGGACAAAGTATTGTATCGTTCGCAGGATTACTTGTTAGCACCTGCTGCTCCCTATGAGCTAGCAGGCGATGTGCCTAATGTGGTCTTCCCTTGCGCAGCACTTACTGATGACGATAAGGTTACGGTTTATTATGGAGCTGCCGATACAGTCGTAGGCATATCCTTTGGTTACATTTCGGAAATCATCGAACATTTAAAACAAAAATCACTTTAAATTAAACATCAACTCAAACTGACTATATCAACTAGAAATTAATTCCGGTTGAATAAAACCGATACAGAATTTGATAACCTTTTTAGATAATCGTTTGGCTAGTGAAAATTTTAAAATTCGGTCATTCAAATTCGTATCGGTATCCTATTATTAAAATATATTTCTCACAACCGTTTATAAAGCCATTTTAGACTGAATTATGATAAAAAAATTAATATTTATCCTCCTGATTTGTATCAGTTTTTCTTGTAGCCAGGAAGAGGAACATTTCCTTAAGGATACCAATTATAGAAACGAGATTATATCAAAATTTGAATCTCGAAAACTGATCTTTCAAAATCGTAATTCAGAATTATTGGATGTCTTTGACAAACAGCTTACTTTAAAAGAGAAAGAAGCCCTAATGTTTCTATACGCCTATATGCCGTTAAACGATTTAGCTGATTATTCGGGAAAATATTTTCTGCAACAGGTTCAATATGCTTTTAAAACCCAAAATGAATTTCCTTGGGGGAAAAAGGTCTCCGAAGATAACTTCCGCCATTTTGTATTACCCTATCGGGTCAATAACGAAAATTTAGATTCTGCCAGACTCGTATTTTTCAACGAATTAAAAGTCCGGTTAAAAGGCTTATCAATGCATGAAGCTGCCTTAGAAATCAATCACTGGTGTCACGAAAAGGTTACCTATATCGGTTCAGACATAAGAACTTCTGCCCCACTAGCTACCGTTAAAAATGCCAAAGGACGCTGTGGTGAGGAATCGACATTTACAGTTGCAGCCTACCGCGCAGCCGGCATACCTGCACGTCAGTGCTACACGCCTAGATGGGCACACTGCGACGACAACCATGCCTGGGTTGAAATCTGTGTAGATGGCGTTTGGCATTATGTAGGAGCCTGTGAGCCTGAAGCTGAATTGAATCTGGGATGGTTTTCTCAATCAGCAAAAAAAGCCATGTTGGTACATACCAAAGTTTTTGGGCAATACAAGGGGAATGAAAGAGTAAGCTATCAAACCGAAAATTTCTCAGAATTAAATTTATTGGAGAAATACACAAAAACAGAAGAAGTAACAATTCACGTACAAGATGAAAATGGTAAACCAATTTCAAATGCTGACGTGCATTATTCGGTTCTAAACTATTCTGAATTCTATCCCCTTATCACAAAAAAAACAAATACGGATGGGATTAGTCAGTTTACAACAGGCATTGGCAGTCTTTTTATTTGGGCGAGTAAGGATGGTTTATTTGCTTTTAAGGATATCGACCTGACTCAAACAAAAACACTGAAATTAACTCTTTCAAAACAAAATTCACGTTCGAGCGAAAATTATTACTTCGATCTAAATCCATCCAAATATGGAGGTTTAAGCCGTTCGACACCACACAATGCCGAGAATGATAAAAAACTACAGAACGAAGATAAAATTCGAAAAGCCTACGAAAACACCTTTATATCAGATGAAGCCATCAAAGAATTTGCTGCAAAACAAAACATGGATGAGCAGCTAAGCCTGGAATATCTAAAGAAATCAAGAGGGAATTATGCTGAGATTATCAGCTTTATTAAACAAGTTCCAGCTGAAAAAAGAGACTTGATTTTCCCTTTACTTGCTGCCGTATCCGATAAGGATTTACACGATACGCCGGCATCTGTTTTCCTGGATCACATCAATAATTCGTCTCAAAAAATTACCGATAAGAATCTATTCAACCAATACGTTCTGAATCCAAGAATCAAAAATGAAATTCTATCTCCATATAAAACTTCTATTTTAAAGGATCTAAGCTCCTCTTTTAGTCAGGATTCTTCACGAAATCCGCAACAAATTGAAAAGTGGATAATCGAAAATATTCAGATTTCGGATCATGATAATTATTACAAAACTCCTTTAACACCAATAGGAAGTCTTAAGCTTAAAATTACTGACCCAAGCTCCAGAGATATTCTTTTTGTCGCAATTTGTCGCACTTATGGGATTCCTGCACGCATAGAACCTGCAACACTCAAAGCTCAGTATTATTCAGAAAACAACTGGATAAATGTCAATTTTAACAGCAAACAGGAATCTCCCAATACCTTTGGCTATATCAAACTTAATAACACATCAAAGGGATTCGAAATTGATCCTGAATATTATAAAAACTTCACAATTGCCCGAATTGAAAATGGTGACTATCAAAGTTTAGAATTCGATTTCATGAAAAAACTTTCAAGTTTCGATTCTAAAATTCGTTTGCAAACGGGACATTATATGCTTACAACTGCAAATCGAAAACTGAATGGTGGTGTCTTATCAAAACTCTCGTTTTTCGAAGTTAAAGCAAACACAACAACACCCGTTGATGTTGAAGTCATGAAAATATCTTTTAAGAACCAGGTTTATTGCAATTTAGATCTCAACAAAAACGAGACGCTGAAAAATTCATTTAAAGAAAAGTTTTTGATTTTAGGCTGGCTGGCACCGGATAAGGAACCCACAAAACATGCTTTAGTCGATTTTAACAAACTGAAAGCTGAATTCGAAAACACAGACGTTTCTATTGTCTTTATAATTCCTCAAGCCAAAAAAACTGAATCTTTTGATAAACAAAATCAAAAGCTTCCCAAGCAATGTTTGTTTATTGAAAATGAAGATTTGATCACTCAATTGGAAACCAAGACAGGCCAATCCTTACAAAACGAATATCCTGTTTTCACGATTATCAAACAAAATGGTGATGTGGTTTATCTAAACAAAGGCTATAAAATTGATATTGGACCCGAAATCCTAAATGTCATCAGAGAACTTGATCAAACGCCAGAACATTGTCTTTTCACAAAATAAAGCACGACATCATAATGAAAAATTATATCATCTTATCAAGCCTGTTTTTACTTATATCACTATCGTGTCAGAACAAAAAAACAAAAGAAACATCACAACTCATTGATGTTTCCAATAGCATTGTTATCCCTAAACACTACATCGTTTCTAAAACAAACGAACCAATCGTCATTGATGGCGAAGCGAATGAATTAAGCTGGGAATCAGCTCAATTCACAAGCTCTTTTATCGATATTGAAGGGATAAAAACACCTAAATATGATACCAAAGTAAAAATGCTTTGGGATACAAGCTACCTTTATGTCTATGCGCAAATAGAAGAACCTCATATCTGGGGAAACCTAAAACAAAGAGACACGGTTATATTCTACAATAATGATTTTGAAATCTTTATAGACCCATCCGGAACGGCAACCAATTATATTGAAATCGAGATTAATGCTCTGGGAACCGTTTGGGATTTAGCGCTAGATAAACCTTATCGGGTTGGAGGGAAGGCCAACGACAACTGGAATATTGAGGGTTTAAAATCAGCTATTCATATTCAAGGAACTTTAAACAAAGCCAATGATACGGATACACAATGGTCTGTTGAATTTGCCATCCCTCTGCAAAAAATTGCCGATCAGAAACATCTGAATAAAAACATCCCCATTGATGGTGAGCAGTGGCGAATCAACTTCTCGCGTGTGGAATGGGAACATGATTTAATCGATGGAAAATATCAACGAAAAAAAGTAAACGAAAAGTATTTAAGCGAATACAATTGGGTTTGGAGTCCTCAAAGAGTTATCAATATGCAC from Ancylomarina subtilis harbors:
- a CDS encoding PNGase F N-terminal domain-containing protein; translation: MKIKSLLLIFCLISFLFNSVEGKNNKKEKLVKITYQQYNRGNLIPDKEIVLTCANGFVKLSNPSKIESFFIDYNSKAVVKVLNIDSIQYKQRNPFSELAEAKETDEKQTILGYECKKASFLIFSNRINVWYTTETKFKASPSLSAIIENGLILKYEANGNYTIQAKSIDFEKATMQYPQENLPEINQAEYRELIIKSRYTTIPVFDKEQINFQGVIENPTEEICNHTYRFSKGTVIMKKIKMPKMSPGGNVFAKLTNWSNGDAYDRTGCVFTLADDNKKSILTALKNGLDQLPVYLDKRGNEYQGVISTENYTVPTELMRFFTSFGVGYFNNKRPINSYNWQDSVVYKQDITELIPDNKNEIWIGVFIGNYDKGGHKVSLELDYYPPFENSSVKEKFIKPLFYTLNIMEAQGQNYGRMFKNDTLTMTFDITDDIKNPQLLFTSTGHGGWGNGDEFVPKLNQVFIDDELIFKHIPWRCDCSTYRMSNPASGNFGNGLSSSDLSRSNWCPATLTQPFYIPLANLKKGKHIIKVAIDQGDDEGSSFNHWSVSGILVGNK
- a CDS encoding glycoside hydrolase family 125 protein produces the protein MKRRNFLKNSMLFTGGLLLAGGQSFALSKDLIYISNRPKQSERKFVSKAVDKTINKIKRSINNQELGWMFENCFPNTLDTTVKYSEIDGKPDSFVITGDIDAMWLRDSTAQVWPYLPLVEDDKDLKKLFRGLINRQAKCINIDPFANAFNFDKVQKGHWDTDVTDMKPEIYERKWEIDSLCYPIRLAYHYWKTTGDTVCFDATWQNAMQIIVDTFKDQQRKNNQGSYSFLRVTDRFYDNLPGVGFGNPINPVGLIVSSFRPSDDATLFPFLIPSNYFAVVSLKQMSEMLLSLGVKKSLAKEAKDLAKEVETALDKYAISEHLDFGEIMAFEADGFGNQMFMDDANIPNLLSLPYLGVMDLDNPIYKNTRNFVLSKSNPWFFKGKVAEGVGGPHVGLDMIWPMSIIMRAMTSTDDDEIKSCIEMLIKTHAGTGFMHETFHKDNPEKFSRSWFAWANTLFGELILKLYKERPNLLATI
- a CDS encoding glycoside hydrolase family 97 protein; this translates as MKSASIKLYTLITRASLLVFLLCTISCSTKREVSLASPDENLNLLFSINKKGEMYYQLEGFKTQLIKPSKLGFLLKNDDSFSHSFKIVKTERSHKDEIWEPVWGENNKIRDNFKQLLVKLENTNGKTMNIYFKLYNDGLGFRCEIPKQNGIDEIVVMNELTEFNFANDATAWSIPANYESYEMLYRTSNLSDVKDANTPLTLRTRSGIHMSIHEANLTNYAGMTLKQTKGTSFSCNLVPWPDGAKVKAKKTLVSPWRTITVTQNAAQLIESNLILNLNEPCKLEEISWIQPMKYIGIWWGMHLGVETWTMGPKHGATTANMFKYIDFAAENNIQAVLAEGWNTGWENWGKPKAFDQVTPYADYDFDKIVAYANKRGIELIGHHETGGDIFFYEQQMEKAMKKLHDAGIRSLKTGYAGPIPQGYFHHSQRMVQHYRKVLETAAKYKLMVNAHEPIKATGIRRTYPNMMAREGARGMEWNGWSEGNPPEHHVMLPFTRCLGGPLDYTPGIFDILYQNRKEYTKWNSNDNGNSRVNTTLAKQLALWICLYSPVQMASDMIENYEGQPAFQFFRNLPSEWDTSKVLAAEIGDYYAVARKNGNNWYIGAMTDEKSRTLSLDLSFLETGKQYKTTLYSDNNQTSLDKNPTAISISSTEVNSDTVLRIKMAAGGGQAIELIEIN
- a CDS encoding GH92 family glycosyl hydrolase; its protein translation is MKRLYSIFIFLLVYSTNFAQYVEYVNPFIGSSNFGTTNPGALLPRGMVSVTPFNVSGSDINSFDKDSRWWSTPYSSDNTYLTGFSHVNLSGVGCPDLGVIILMPTTGPVKADPKEYGSIMGEQNAKPGYYQTQLKKYNIKAEVSATQRTGISRYTFPKGKSNILLNLGLGLTNETGASLRIVNNQEIEGSRMTGSFCYNDGSERLVYFVARFNKPASEFGAWKKMPEMQAEAAWSKTSGKYKYYKNFMQTMNGRDIGTYFTFNTEANETIIVEVGVSYVSIENARLNLEAESNHFDFEKTKLEASEDWNQILSRIKVEGGTDDQKRIFYTALYHTQIHPNIINDVNGQYPAMESFEIKESKDCNRYTVFSLWDTYRNYHPLMALIYPNEQLDMVRSMIDMYKESGWLPKWELNSRETHVMEGDPAIPVIVDTYMRGLKDFDVETAYEAMYKSATTEGSKNKLRPDIDHYLSHGYVPLQEEFDNSVSHALEYYIADWNLAQFAKDLGKTNDYKKFLKQSQGYKSYFDKETGLLRPKLENGQFLKNFNPDEGENFAPSPGFHEGTAWQYAFCVPHDIKGLSKLMGGNKSFINKLQSVFDNNKFDMANEPDIHYPYLFNFVKGEEWRSQKAVRNLINTYYKNSPDGIPGNDDCGTLSAWLIYSMMGFYPVCPGNPDYALVSPVFDKITIQLDPNYYSGDKFEIVNHKANTTDYLIHKIMWNDRKYDSYFINHNTITKGGKLEFFLKK